Genomic segment of Triticum aestivum cultivar Chinese Spring chromosome 6A, IWGSC CS RefSeq v2.1, whole genome shotgun sequence:
GAAACCGCTTGATTGGGATCGCTGGGCTCGCACGCTGTGCATATTTTACAACGCTCGTTGGAGCAAACGTTTCTAGCGCCTAAAAAATCTACTTGCATGCAGTAAACCCATATTTTGGACGCCACATGTTGAGCGgctggctgttggagatgctctgaggcACTGAGCTGCTCAAGGATCAGCTTTCCCGTTTGGCATCGGCAGCAGGCGCAAGTGCGCGAACACTAGGCAGCCATGGCTGGCGAGTCCATCGTCTCCGGCGTCGTGGGGGGCATGGTCGGCAGGGCGATGTCCCTCCTCGCCGGGCAGCTCCTGGACCAGCAGCCGGAGCGGAGCGTCGAGGCCAAGCTGCGGCGGCTGAGGCGCCTGCTCGCCAGGGCCGAGAGCGCCGCGGAGGCCGCCGGGGCGAGGCGGATCACGAGCCGCGCGCTGCTCTCCTGGCTCGCGGAGATCGTCGACGGGGCGCGCCGGGGGCGCTACCTCCTCGACGCGTTCCCGGTTCCGAGCGGAGCAGGCGATCAGGACGACGGCCATGCTGGCAACAAGGTGGTGCCGCTGGCGCGCTCTTTCTCCATGCCTAGCTCGTTCAACTCCGCTAAGCGCCTGCGCGTCGCGGCCATGAAGCTGCTgctcggcgacggcgacggcagagCCGACGAGCTGGATGGTGTCCTCGCGGACCTGGAAAGCGTCGCCAGCGGTCTCACAGAGTTCATCGTGCTGCTGCAGATGTGCCCGCCGGCGCTGCACCGGCCGCTTGCCACGAGCATCTACGCGGACAGCCAGATGTTTGTCCGGCACGTCGAGAGACGCCGCGTTTTCGAGTTCTTGCTGCAAGATGACGAGGGCGAGCCGACGCTGGCAGAGCCAGGTGTCCTCCCTATAATCGGCTCCGCCGGCCTGGGGAAGACCACGCTCGTGCAGCACGTCTGCGAGGAGCCCGCGGTGCGCCGCCGCTTCTCGCTGGTCATGCTGCTAGACTTCCATTGCATGAGCCTCATGGCAGCCGGCGAGACGGCGCTCTTCCCACGCTCTCTGTTCACGCCAAACGCCACCAGCCTCTCCGCCGACGGCGAGCAGACGAGGCTCCTAGAGCGGAAGCTGCGCGGCGAGAGGTTTCTGGCCGTCTTCGACAACGTCAACCGGCGCAAAAGGCAGGTGGTCGACGCGATCATGCAAACCCTGCGGCGCGCCGGCAGGCGAGGGAGCAAGGTCGTCGTAACCAGCAGCGACGCCGGGCATGTTGCGGGCCTTGGCACCGCGGAGCCGATCGTTCTGCGTCCCCTGCCGCCGGAGGAGTACTGGTTCTTCTTCAGGGCGCACGCGTTCGGCGGCGCCGAGGCAGAcccgcggctggcggcggcgggccaGGCCATCGCCAAGAGGCTGGACGGCTCCTTCTTCGGCGGGAAGATAGTGGGCGCGCTCCTGAGGTCCCGTCCGGACGCGCGGCTATGGCGTAGCGTCCTGAGCAGCAGCTTCAGCATCGCCGACGTGTGGTGCCTCGGCAGCGAAGGCTGCGTCGCCGCCGCGGCCGGCAGCCTCCTCCCGCGGCATGTGACCATGCGCTGCGTCACCGTCTCCGGCTCGCCGATGAGAGGGCTCGTCGGAATCCAAGAAACCTCTTTGGCTGTTCCTGCTCCTCCTTGTCCAGACGACGGCGGCAGCCGCAGCCCGGAGTTGCCTGTGCTGCTGTGCAAGTCTGTGTTCCCTGGCTACTGCCTGTACTACACTGCCCATTGCACGATCGACAGAGAGATCAATCAGTAAAATGCTCGTACGGGAAGTTCCAGTTGATAGTGTTGTTGCAAAGAATATCGTTGTGCTTTCATCCAACTTGCTGAATGCTTTTTCGGAAGAACAAACAAACACATGGTTTGAAGAAAAAACCAGAAAGAAATTTGAAGAAAACAGTTCGGAAAAGAATCACTGTGGTTCTCTTCACTTGTAGAACAGGACAGGAGAGCTTCTATCTGCATTGGCATGTGATGATCATGAGATAATGATCACAGGACTTTGAGCAGCTGAACCTCAAACACCAGCGGTTCCTTGGCATGCGACAGCAGGCTCCGGCGTGGTCCAAACTGCGGTCGCAACCAAATAAAGCACAAGAATGATCACAAATCATCAGGAAACAAAAGGAGAAAGGTAAATATGTTGCTTCCGGAGTATAGATGTGAAAGAAACATGACAAGATTCAGATAAGTTCATAAGCTAGCTAGGCCGTACCTCCTCAGGGACGGGCTGCAAGCTCTCGTCGATATAGCCTACTTCAGGGGGTATCAGAGCCCTCCTCTTGCCTGCAAAGCCACGGAGAAATAAAAGTTTCTAGTGGCTAAAACAAGAAAACTGTCAGAAAATGCCTGAAACTGTACAGCACCTCCGGCTTTCATGCCGATTATGACGTCTTTGAGGCCTCGAATCATCTACAAGAAAAATGATTCATCTGTCAAGAGAAGCCATAAGGATGTGAAATTGCTATGGGAAACCTTTAAATCATCTGTAGAAAGGTCAATTGCCAAGAGAAATCCTGTCCTGGAACCTCTTGCACGTCGAGTCGAAGTGTCACCGGCTTACTCTCGCCGCTGAACTGATTCACCGTGCTGCATcagagaaaacagacagacaaaAGCATAATGAGAGTCAAAGAAGAGCAGTATTGGTAGTACTGAAAATGCAACACATATATGCACTTTACAAGCTACTACTAGTACTAAATGAACAACACAATCAAGGATTCAATCAATGGCAATGTTCTCTTGACCTATGCACGAAATAACCATTTGCACGGCGGCACACATAGTTGAACTGCACTAGATTGCCTTCCCGAGCTTCCGGCCCTTCACCTTCGACTACATCTTCAGATCAAGAAACAGAGTTCTTCCATTTATAAGCTCTCATCTCAGCAACTGGAGTATTTATGTAAAAAGATCTCACTAATGGCAAGTACCTTCAAGCTTTACTCCACTGTCCAGCTTTCTGTACCTGAACACTTCAAACATAAATCAACCATTATGCATAGCTGCATACTACAAAATATAAGATACATAATGTAAGAATTTCACAAGAATCagtttttttttagaacgaaggctcaaggagagcccggctttgaattaacaaagccatcaaccggccaggattacaaccACTGCACTACAAACTCGAACAAAAAAAAAACACGGCAAGATACAAGGGTGCTGGAAGGCAACTCTCAAAACCTCACACACTACAGCTAGGAGATAGCACATGATAAGCATGAGCTGAAGCACGCAGAGGCCCTCGTCCACCCAAGGCTCACCAGGGAAGGGGAAATGGGGTTCCGGGAAGCGCCCGCTGTCGAGGATAGGCTATGACGGCACCGAACACCAAAGCCCTGGAACAACATCACCATCCACTCCCACTGTCGAAAGaggcccctgcctcctcgcctggCTCGAAAGGCGCCGAGCCGTCGACATATGGGTTGCTCACCCTAGAACATGGATGGAAGGATGCAACCAGAAGGAGTAGGAACAGAGCACACCCTACATGACTAAGAAACTTCACCAGAAACACCGCATCACCGCTGCCCACTGACGATCCTTTGGAGAGGAGAAAGATGCCGGTCAGACAGCAACAGGGTGTCCAGGGAGGACGGAGCAACGAGGAGGCAGGGCCAAGGCCGAGGAATGACGCTCCGGCACTCACAACTTGCACTACTGTAGCCGCCGGAGGAGGGGAACCCGATCCCCTCCTGGCCAGAGGCCGCCGGACCAAGCTGTCACCAGTTGCACAGAGAGCACCAGAAGAAACCCGAACACTGCCGGACCTGccaagctgccgccgccgccacttggggcACACAGTCGCCGCCGCCCGACAACCACCACACCGTAGTGCCCACAATCCAAAAAGCATCCAAGGCGACGACTTCAAGAAGCAAACGGAGCCAAGAGCACCGTCGCCGCCCAACAAAGTTCGAGCTTTCACCCGGGAGGCTAGGGGAAGGGGGGGGTGGAGCAAAAGACCTGAAtggcgcctccaagaaggggagCGGCGTCCATGGACGTCGCCGCCATGGATTTCTCCCGGTCAAGGCTCCACACCACCAACACCACATCCAGCTCCAGGCACCGGAGAACCAAGTCGACCCGGACCAGATCTGAAGGGGTGGAGCACGCAGGGCAGCAGAAGGGGGAAGGGGCGGCCAGATCCGGAGCCGAAGAGGCCAGAAGCCCCACCGCCGGCGCCGCGGATCTCGTCCGCCGGGGAGCTTGCTGCCCGCGCAGCCAAGCCCACCGGACCACACCCACGCCACCACCAGCCGAGGAGACGGTGGCGCCTCACCGAACGAGGCCGCCGCCCCAGATTCCGACGCCCCCCGCTGGAGAAACGGAGCAGCaaaggccccgccgccaccttccttggcgacgccccgggcttgcccggcggATGCCTCTGGTGGCGGCgaggagggaggggaggaaggggggAGGCGGCGAGATCTAGGGTTGTCGCCCTCGAGCCGCCCGAGAGGGGCGACGCGAGGGAGGGGGGGATGTCCCTTTTGATCACAAGAATCAGTTCATCTCACACAAACATAATTAGTCCATCTATTCTGATACGTGGAAACGACTCGTCCCTCGCTTCGTCCCTGCCCAGGCAACTCAGGGTTCCCCTTCAAACCCTAGgtgccgccgcccccaacccttcCTAAATACTAAACGATAGTGTTTTTGAGCAGTGAATATGACTTCCAAAACATAATTTTGACAGTCACTGTTGTGTACTCAaaggtcttatattagtttatagagggaatATATAGTAGTTTACGAATTGTAGAAATACAGTAATATTACGAGAAAAAATCATGGCAaattatagtactccctccgtcccataatataagagcgttttttacattacggagggagtaccattttcacCCAACCATTTATTCCTAGAAACCAATGTGAATACCCTTCTGTTCAGTATGAGCCAGATTTATACTGCATTGTTTGTAATAAGCCATCCATATTCAGTAACGGGGCAGTAGTAGTTCATAACCAGGCAACACGCAGTACCTGATGACATCGGGCTCCAGCATTGCTGCCTGCACCGGCATGGGTACGGCGAGGAGATTCGCGCAAGAGGCAGCGGCGCCAAGAAGAGCCATCCCTGAAACCGCTCTCCTCCCGGACACCTCGCACACTGCTCTGAATCCGCGGCATGTCGACCTGGTCGCCTTGGGTTCCGGTGGATGCGGGCGTCTGATTGGATTGGAAACGCCCAAGAACGAGGTCAGTTTGAGTCTTTGAGATGAAatttccagagagagagagagagagaggatcaaATCTGTTTCGAGAGAGAGAGGATTTGGTCGTGTTATGCGTCAGTACCTGGGACTGGGAAACGGAGAGGCGCACGGGAATGGATTGGGGAATTTTACGTGCGGCGCAGACTCCATTGTAAAGGTCTGGAGAAGGCAGTGGCGCAGTGGACAAACGCAAGTGTTTATCTGAATGCGGATAGAACTGAGAACCGCCCACACAGAATACATTAAATGAAACAGCAAATAAGGCATCTGTCATCAGGTGGCCGAGTTGGTCTAAGGCGCCAGGTTAAGGCTCTGGTCCGAAAGGGCGTGGGTTCAAATCCCTCTCTGGTCAACTATTTTTTCTTCCGAATTTTTATTTCTCTTGGTGATTGTATCCATTTCCAACGAGGTTTATAACTTTTTAGGGAAATGAGTAAAATCAACCGACTGATTTTGTTGAAAGATCAGCCGCTTCGTTCAGCTGCCACGTACCCCATCACATGTGTGTGGTGAGTCTCTCATTGTTGGTGCTGTAAAGCACGCCACATGTGCTTCGATGGAGCTTCCACGCATGGTTGTCGGCGCTACGACAACATCGTGTTGCGGCGGGAGCATCGCGTGGGCTGGTGGTGCTGCGATGGAGCATCATCGGCTCTGCGACTATGAACGCGACGGGCCGGCCGATGGTGTTACAACTCCAGCGATATGACACAGCTGCCAGTGCTGCAATGGAGCATCGCTGGGTCTGTGACGTGAATGCGATGGGGCGGCCGATGGTACTGCAACTTCGGCGATGTTACGCGGCCGTCGGTGCTCCAATGGAGCATCGCCGGATCTGTGATGATGAATGCGATGGGGCGGCCGTTGGTACTACAACTCCGGCGATGTTACGCTGTCGTCGGTGCTGCAATGGAGCATCGCCGGCTTTATGACGATGAACACGACGGGGGTGATCGGTGGTGCTGCAACTCCGGTGATGTTACATGGCCGCCGGTGCTGCAATGGAGCATCGCCGGCTCTGTGACAATGAACGGGACGTTGGGACGATGGTACTGGGACGTTGGGACGATGGTACTGCAACTTTGGCGTTGTTAAACGGCCGGCGGTGCTACAATGGAGAATCACCAACTCTATGGTTCAAATCCCACTCTGGTCAACTATTTTTTCTTCCGAATTTTTATTTCTCTTGGTGATTGTATCCATTTTCAACAAGGTTTATAACTTTTTAGGGAAATGAGTAAAATCAACCGACTGATTTTGTTGAAAGATCAGCCGCTTCGTTCGGCTGCCACGTACCCCATCACATGTGTGTGGTGAGTCTCTCATTGTTGGTGCTGTAAAGCACGCCACATGTGCTTCGATGGAGCTTCCACGCATGGTTGTCGGCGCTACGACAACATCGTGTTGCGGCGGGAGCATCGCGTGGGCCGGTGGTGCTGTGATGGAGCATCATCGGCTCTGCGACTATGAACGTGACGGGCCGGCCGATGGTGTTACAACTCCAGCGATATGACACAGCTGCCAGTGCTGCAATGGAGCATCGCTGGGTCTGTGACGTGAATGCGATGGGGCGGCCGATGGTACTGCAACTTCGGTGATGTTACGCGGTCGTCGGTGTTGCAATGGAGCATCGCCGGATCTGTGATGATGAATGCGATGGGGCCGCCGTTGGTACTACAACTCCGGCGATGTTACGCTGTCGTCGGTGCTGCAATGGAGCATCGCCGGCTCTATGACGATGAACACGACGGGGGTGATCGGTGGTGCTGCAACTCCGGTGATGTTACATGGCCGCCGTTGCTGCAATGGAGCATCGCCGGCTCTGTGACAATGAACGGGACGTTGGGACGATGGTACTGCAACTTTGGCGTTGTTAAACGGCCGGCGGTGCTACAATGGAGAATCACCGACTCTATGGTGATGAACGCGACGGGGCAGCCAATGGTGCTGCAACTCCGGTGATCTTACGTGGCCGCTGGTGCTGCAATCTTCGCCCACCGTCATGCTTCAAGCTACAAGGCCAGCGACCGCTACTGTTGCAAGCTGGCCGGGCACGGCTGCTCGACGGAGTCACTCAGATGCTGCGTTGCAGCATGCTCGGTCGGTTGCGGCAAGCTCGCCGGCGTTCTGTTGTGGCTGCTCGCCGGAGTGATATGAAAGCTGCATTGCAGCATGCGTTGAGGCTGGTCATGGCAAGCTTGATGGCGTTTCACTACAAGCTGACCAGCGGCGTGGCTACTGCAAGCGGGGGCCTTACGGGCCAGTGAGCTGACGCCCTGGTTGGAGCTACAGGCTAGCATGCAAGGCAACTGAGGTGCTGCTTTTGCAACTTTCGCGTCTGCCGCGGAGGCGCTGCGGGAAACATGGGCAGTTCGGCTCGTTCAGGGGATCAAGCGGTCCTAATCATTCCTAATCCAGATGAATAGACGGCTAGCAAGGCGGCTTATCCTTTCCCAGGATCAGCCGACTTACGCGTAGCAGTGGCCAACTTTTTATTAATCCTACAACATTCCTAGATTTCTCTTCTGAAAAGATATGAACAACATATCaacgattttttttggattttttctcACTCATCTAACACCTTAACGAATTTTTATTTCTCTTGGTGATTGTATCCATTTTCAATAAGGTCTTT
This window contains:
- the LOC123132614 gene encoding peptidyl-prolyl cis-trans isomerase FKBP16-1, chloroplastic isoform X2 → MYSVWAVLSSIRIQINTCVCPLRHCLLQTFTMESAPHVKFPNPFPCASPFPSPRRPHPPEPKATRSTCRGFRAVCEVSGRRAVSGMALLGAAASCANLLAVPMPVQAAMLEPDVIRYRKLDSGVKLEDVVEGEGPEAREGNLVQFNYVCRRANGYFVHSTVNQFSGESKPVTLRLDVQEMIRGLKDVIIGMKAGGKRRALIPPEVGYIDESLQPVPEEFGPRRSLLSHAKEPLVFEVQLLKVL
- the LOC123132614 gene encoding peptidyl-prolyl cis-trans isomerase FKBP16-1, chloroplastic isoform X3; the protein is MSSVFRYRKLDSGVKLEDVVEGEGPEAREGNLVQFNYVCRRANGYFVHSTVNQFSGESKPVTLRLDVQEMIRGLKDVIIGMKAGGKRRALIPPEVGYIDESLQPVPEEFGPRRSLLSHAKEPLVFEVQLLKVL
- the LOC123132614 gene encoding uncharacterized protein isoform X1 translates to MVTCRGRRLPAAAATQPSLPRHHTSAMLKLLLRTLRHSRASGRDLRSAPTIFPPKKEPSSLLAMAWPAAASRGSASAPPNACALKKNQYSSGGRGRRTIGSAVPRPATCPASLLVTTTLLPRLPARRRVCMIASTTCLLRRLTLSKTARNLSPRSFRSRSLVCSPSAERLVAFGVNRERGKSAVSPAAMRLMQWKSSSMTSEKRRRTAGSSQTCCTSVVFPRPAEPIIGRTPGSASVGSPSSSCSKNSKTRRLSTCRTNIWLSA